In a single window of the Arachis hypogaea cultivar Tifrunner chromosome 6, arahy.Tifrunner.gnm2.J5K5, whole genome shotgun sequence genome:
- the LOC112698293 gene encoding protein RADIALIS-like 3, whose product MASSSMSSSGSWTAKDNKAFERALAVYDKDTPDRWYNVARAVGGKTPDEVKRHYELLLRDVGYIESGQVPFPKYKKNGGSN is encoded by the coding sequence ATGGCATCGAGTTCAATGTCATCTTCAGGGTCATGGACTGCTAAAGACAATAAGGCCTTTGAAAGGGCATTGGCGGTCTATGATAAGGACACGCCTGACCGTTGGTACAACGTTGCTCGCGCCGTCGGCGGAAAAACTCCCGACGAAGTTAAGCGCCACTACGAACTTCTCCTCAGAGATGTTGGCTACATAGAATCTGGACAAGTGCCATTCCCAAAGTATAAGAAAAATGGAGGCTCTAATTAG